Genomic DNA from Candidatus Sphingomonas phytovorans:
TCCATTGCGCCGCCGGCCTATTGGAGCAAATCGGGCGGGCGATCAATTTTTGAGGGTTGATCCGCGGCTGGAAAGCCGATGTACGCGGGAGCAGACGGTGAGGGCGGCTGGAGAACCGGCAGAAAAAGCGTGAACCGCGCGCCCGTGCCCCCGGATCGGACGTCGACGCGTCCGCCGATGGCGGTGGCACGATGGACCTGATTGTTCAGGCCGCGACCATGGCCCGCCATGACAGGATCGAAACCGCGGCCATTGTCCGTGACGCTGATCATGACCTCACCACCAGTGGTATGGGTTGCGACCTTTATCTCGCTCGCATTCGCATGCTTGATGACGTTGGTGAATGCCTCCTGCAGGATGCGCAGGATATGAAGCGAATGGCGCTGGTCGAGCCAGGCAAGCGGCGGCGCTTCGGTGACTTCCCAGCGCAAGCTGATGTTCGTGGCCTCCAGCCGCGGCTGGAGGCGGAAGCGCAACGTGCCGAGCAGCAGCAGCAGATCGGTCTCGACCGGTTCCATCGAATCGATCGTGAGCTTGAGGTCATCGATACAACTCTTGAGCAGGTCTGCGATGGCGGTCTCGTCCAGTTCGCCATGTTCCACCACGCGCAACGCAGTGATCAACGAAGAGCCAAGCCCGTCGTGCATATCCTGCATAAGGCGTTGGCGCTCCTGATGGATGAGTTCGCGCCGCTCGACCTCGCGGCGTTTCTGGTGGCTTGCAAGCAGCTCAGCCTCGCGCGCTGCGAGCCGCTCGCCAAGGACGATATTAGCGCGTTCCACCTCGCCCACCGCAACCGTATAGCGGCTGAGGATGACGTGGCAGAACGCGATGGTCATCGCGGTCTGCGCATAGACGGACAGGAATATGTTCTCGATATTGACGAAGTTGTTCTGGAGCATCCAGTCATAGGCGCCGAGCAGCGCACCGAGCACGCCCCAGGCGGCAAGCGCGCATCCCTGCAGCGAGCGAGCGCGCCAACTCCAGTAGAGCCCGTTCAGGCAGACCAGATTGCCGATCACGAACATCGCCGGATACATCAACGGCGCGACGATGGTCGCGTCCTGCGAGCCTGCCACGAGTGGTAGCGTCGCAATCGCGAAGAACGCCGTTATGATGGCCACCGTCCAAGTCAGCAGCGTCTGACGATGCAGGTGGATTCTGATCAGGAACAGGTGGACGCTCGCGATGATCCACATGATCGAATTGACGGTAAGCCAGCCAAACCAGGCATCGGAAATCGGCAGACGATCCAGTCCCATGTAATTGTGCATGGTCCGCACGAACGTCGCGACGGTCACGGTGAAGAACAGCAGGTAGAGCGTTTCCCGCCGCCGGCCGAACCAGACGAACAGCGCGAAGATGCCACTCGCTAGAAAGGCCGCGCTGCCGATATACGGCAACTGGGCCTGAAAGAAGTTGCGCACCATGTAGGCGGGGCCAACCTCCGCATAGCTGCCGACCCAGAGGCTCGACAACGCACCGCCGATGCCGCGAACATGACGCAGCCGTACCACGATGTCGCGTGGCGGCGTACCCCCTGCGGTGTCATCGAAGGCTATCCAGAGCGGCTGGTTCGAGCCATTCCATTGCAGGTTCGCATGCGACTGGTAGTGGAGGGCACCGTCGACATAGATCGCGATCTCACCGTCCGTCTTCCAGCGTGGGATATAGAGATAGGCCTCGGAGGGAGGATGGGCCCCGGCGGGCAGGCGGAAATGATACCAGGTGGTCTGGGTCGGCGTGAGCGAGACGTCATCGGCTTGCCCCGGCAGAATCTTGGGGTGTGGCGCATAGGGCAACTGGACGTGGTGCCAGGTGCCCATGATCGAGCGTGGATCTACCATGCGGGGCGGCCGAGCATAGCCATCGGTATATTGAATGAGGATGTTTGCCTCGGTGAGGTGGATGCCGTTCGGCTTGCTCGCTGAGTAAATGCCGATCAACACCGCAAACACTGCCAGCACCACGATGGCGTAGTTGCGAAGACCTCTAAAGAATTCCATGGCTTCTGGCTTCGAAAATTGCTTCGGCCTTCGATTTTACCTCAAGCTTCTGGTAGATTCTTCGGACAAAGGTCATGACCGTGTTGCGGGAGATCGACATGAGTTCGGCGATCTCGTCATAGCTGAAGCCCTTGGTGATGAGCTGGAGCGCTTCGCGTTCGCGCGGCGACAAGGGAGCCGCCAATGGTGCCAGTGCTTCGGGCTGCGGTTCGTGCGGGCGAAAGCGCAGCAGTATCTGGCGCGCGATACGCGGGCTGATCGGGCTGCCGCCCGAATGGAGGCAGCGTATCTCTTCTGCCATCCTTTGGGCCGAACTGTCCTTGAGCAGATAGCCCGTGGCACCCGCCTCGATCGACGGGATGACGTGCCTGTCGTCGGCGAAGGTGGTGCTGACCATGATCCCGCAGAACGGCCAGGCGATATGCGCCGCGCGGATGACATCAATCCCAGATCCGTCTGGCAGTCCCAGGTCGACGACGAGGATATCGACCGGCTCGCCCTCCAGCAGTCTGGATGCCTGGGCAACATTATGGGCGGTCCCCGCGAGGATCATGTCGCCGGCCGCGATAATGGCGGCGGCAAAGCTATCCTGAAACGAAAGATCGTCCTCGACCAGGGCAATACGCAGGATGGCCGAGCCGTTGGTCGCAGTCATCGGCCGATCCGTTCCCCCGCGGGCGCTCGCCCTCCCAGGCCGCTGTTCGACGGCTTGTTCGGGCCGGTTTTACCACAACGGGTCAGGG
This window encodes:
- a CDS encoding sensor histidine kinase; the encoded protein is MEFFRGLRNYAIVVLAVFAVLIGIYSASKPNGIHLTEANILIQYTDGYARPPRMVDPRSIMGTWHHVQLPYAPHPKILPGQADDVSLTPTQTTWYHFRLPAGAHPPSEAYLYIPRWKTDGEIAIYVDGALHYQSHANLQWNGSNQPLWIAFDDTAGGTPPRDIVVRLRHVRGIGGALSSLWVGSYAEVGPAYMVRNFFQAQLPYIGSAAFLASGIFALFVWFGRRRETLYLLFFTVTVATFVRTMHNYMGLDRLPISDAWFGWLTVNSIMWIIASVHLFLIRIHLHRQTLLTWTVAIITAFFAIATLPLVAGSQDATIVAPLMYPAMFVIGNLVCLNGLYWSWRARSLQGCALAAWGVLGALLGAYDWMLQNNFVNIENIFLSVYAQTAMTIAFCHVILSRYTVAVGEVERANIVLGERLAAREAELLASHQKRREVERRELIHQERQRLMQDMHDGLGSSLITALRVVEHGELDETAIADLLKSCIDDLKLTIDSMEPVETDLLLLLGTLRFRLQPRLEATNISLRWEVTEAPPLAWLDQRHSLHILRILQEAFTNVIKHANASEIKVATHTTGGEVMISVTDNGRGFDPVMAGHGRGLNNQVHRATAIGGRVDVRSGGTGARFTLFLPVLQPPSPSAPAYIGFPAADQPSKIDRPPDLLQ
- a CDS encoding response regulator transcription factor; this encodes MTATNGSAILRIALVEDDLSFQDSFAAAIIAAGDMILAGTAHNVAQASRLLEGEPVDILVVDLGLPDGSGIDVIRAAHIAWPFCGIMVSTTFADDRHVIPSIEAGATGYLLKDSSAQRMAEEIRCLHSGGSPISPRIARQILLRFRPHEPQPEALAPLAAPLSPREREALQLITKGFSYDEIAELMSISRNTVMTFVRRIYQKLEVKSKAEAIFEARSHGIL